A DNA window from Argopecten irradians isolate NY chromosome 10, Ai_NY, whole genome shotgun sequence contains the following coding sequences:
- the LOC138333659 gene encoding uncharacterized protein isoform X13 gives MSENNYTLHSGMLERITKDTKGKEKREELWAVLKRNNYMFFFTDRTEHTIETHIGKLPINVHTVFTRREKEEKKYGGYIFTIFARDKSINIESNVKFKTNKKSIMEQWRGYISILAKDMIPHDLDLPTDTIQEMDFVLAELRRSTREPGVQRSERSRFSIDSGITHDSVSSVTVTTQRTSASGGSGGSGGSSAPSIDGRSGKRHKFSNNPEGDDVYPSWFISDCSRDKAMNIFTKVGTRYGNTLMRESAQAASHGTYVISYCSSAKDRIPVCDHFKVLRTRAGFRIDVEEKHPDMTNLTDVMMFFIKLNGADRTQSLTTNDLTLLGLVDSGYATYLPDKVDQPPRHSAAIPRNIQFREDRDRQNSEPPPGKVKRRDYDYEAPVSNPRPKTVTGATLQNEMKKYNMDQGQTREPVHSNRHFHPDMKGSNTVAPMRRGGRSELPKHTRVSMPDPTQLKQSPQSAAPWHRDFHVNTTSPPKQREETPPPPCEATSPLGYENDKPDFDKKTAIPPAPPVPGIPAPPPPPPIIGSSRDKLSQSPIKKHTGSLVTGRKKRLLSGDFDDVEHRFPNARRPTAPNIWGMPGSRNANVNYQDARMKQMRSQSVPNLANQLKGVKLSPPQKPINLDEKVTTSFIQRNPPRTVLPKQSVSFDSGNDRSGTRFNIGSKSPEVSSNEPEVDGSHPGGVGTITRKFGQMITTKKDNANPPRYVPTKPPPILPSPHSGPQVYANSDIQEEVYMNDQTDDLYVNDTVDGVKTPPVCPTHAQYVNTTKAVAEPVSSSSSGVETSGKPSVQALKKKLNLEAIIGGSAGKQKPEVQKVISPPAKGKRDIPLPAIPTEAHAEHIDEIYDFLEEG, from the exons GAATTATGGGCTGTACTGAAGAGAAATAACTACATGTTCTTTTTCACGGATCGAACAGAGCACACTATtgaaaca CATATCGGGAAGCTACCTATTAATGTTCACACCGTGTTTACAAGAAGAGAGAAGGAAGAGAAGAAATATGGCGGCTACATCTTCACAATATTTGCAAGAGATAAAAGTATTAACATTGAGTCGAATGTCAAGTTTAAG ACAAATAAGAAATCCATTATGGAGCAGTGGCGAGGCTACATTTCAATTCTAGCGAAG GATATGATACCGCACGACCTTGACCTCCCGACAGATACTATTCAGGAAATGGATTTTGTACTTGCGGAATTAAGGCGGTCCACTAGAGAACCAGGAGTTCAGAGGAGCGAGCGATCTCGTTTTAGTATTGACAGCGGAATCACTCATGATTCAGTCAGCAGTGTAACTGTAACTACGCAACGCACTTCCGCTTCCGGAGGATCAGGCGGAAGCGGAGGGAGCTCAGCTCCAAGTATTGATGGGCGTAGTGGGAAG AGACACAAATTCTCAAATAATCCTGAAGGGGATGATGTGTATCCCAGCTGGTTTATTTCTGACTGTTCTCGCGACAAAGCGATGAATATATTCACAAAAGTAGGTACCCGATATGGGAATACGTTGATGAGGGAGAGTGCCCAGGCGGCGTCCCATGGAACCTACGTCATCAGTTATTGTTCCAGTGCTAAGGACAG AATTCCCGTATGTGATCACTTTAAAGTACTAAGAACGCGTGCGGGATTTAGAATCGACGTCGAGGAAAAG CACCCTGACATGACGAATCTAACAGACGTTATGATGTTTTTCATCAAACTGAATGGTGCTGATCGTACGCAATCCCTGACCACTAACGATCTCACTCTACTGGGACTGGTAGATTCAGGATACGCCACGTATCTGCCCGACAAAG TTGACCAACCACCACGGCATAGCGCGGCTATACCACGAAACATCCAATTTAGGGAGGATCGAGATAGGCAGAATTCGGAACCACCACCAG GCAAAGTAAAACGACGCG ATTACGACTATGAAGCCCCGGTTTCTAATCCTCGGCCAAAAACCGTAACGGGAGCCACATTGCAAAATGAGATGAAAAAGTATAATATGGATCAAGGACAAACGAGag AGCCAGTCCATAGCAACAGACACTTTCACCCAGACATGAAAGGTAGCAATACGGTCGCTCCAATGCGAAGGGGTGGCCGTTCTGAGTTGCCCAAGCATACAAGAGTAAGCATGCCAGACCCGACACAGCTTAAACAATCACCCCAGTCTGCAG CACCATGGCATAGAGATTTCCATGTTAACACCACTTCTCCGCCTAAACAAAGGGAGGAAACTCCGCCACCACCTTGTGAGGCAACTTCTCCGCTAGGATATGAAAATGACAAGCCGgactttgacaaaa AGACAGCGATACCACCTGCTCCTCCAGTACCTGGAATTCCTGCTCCTCCCCCTCCTCCACCGATAATAG GATCCTCTAGGGACAAACTCAGTCAGTCTCCCATCAAGAAACATACTGGTAGTTTGGTCACTGGAAGAAAAAAACGTTTGTTGAGCGGCGATTTTGATGACGTAGAACACAGGTTTCCAAATGCACGTCGACCAACCGCTCCTAACATCTGGGGAATGCCGGGTAGTCGAAATGCAAATGTTAATT ATCAAGATGCCAGAATGAAACAAATGCGCTCACAGTCTGTCCCTAATCTGGCAAATCAGCTGAAAGGTGTAAAGCTAAGCCCGCCGCAAAAACCAATTAACCTGGATGAAAAAG TGACCACTTCCTTTATACAACGGAATCCACCAAGGACAGTATTGCCAAAGCAGAGTGTTAGTTTCGACAGCGGAAATGATAGGTCTGGAACGAGGTTTAATATCGGAAGTAAGTCGCCGGAAGTGAGTTCTAATGAACCAGAGGTCGATGGTTCTCATCCCGGAGGTGTCGGCACGATAACCAGGAAGTTTGGTCAAATGATAACTACAAAAAAAGATAATG CTAACCCTCCGCGGTATGTACCAACCAAACCCCCACCTATACTACCATCACCACACTCTGGTCCACAAGTGTACGCAAACTCCGATATCCAGGAGGAAGTTTATATGAATGATCAAACCGATGACTTGTACGTGAATGACACTGTGGATGGCGTGAAAACCCCACCAGTTTGTCCCACGCATGCACAATATGTCAATACAACGAAAG CGGTTGCGGAGCCTGTTAGTTCATCTTCCAGTGGAGTTGAAACCTCAG GGAAGCCATCTGTGCAAGCTTTAAAGAAAAAACTAAATTTAGAGGCGATAATTGGTGGCTCTGCTGGGAAACAAAAACCAGAAGTAcaaaaagttatctcccctccaGCTAAGGGGAAAAGAGACATCCCACTCCCAGCTATACCAACAGAAGCACACGCAGAGCACATAGATGAAATATATGATTTTCTAGAGGAAGGTTAG
- the LOC138333659 gene encoding uncharacterized protein isoform X7, producing the protein MSENNYTLHSGMLERITKDTKGKEKREELWAVLKRNNYMFFFTDRTEHTIETHIGKLPINVHTVFTRREKEEKKYGGYIFTIFARDKSINIESNVKFKTNKKSIMEQWRGYISILAKDMIPHDLDLPTDTIQEMDFVLAELRRSTREPGVQRSERSRFSIDSGITHDSVSSVTVTTQRTSASGGSGGSGGSSAPSIDGRSGKRHKFSNNPEGDDVYPSWFISDCSRDKAMNIFTKVGTRYGNTLMRESAQAASHGTYVISYCSSAKDRIPVCDHFKVLRTRAGFRIDVEEKHPDMTNLTDVMMFFIKLNGADRTQSLTTNDLTLLGLVDSGYATYLPDKVDQPPRHSAAIPRNIQFREDRDRQNSEPPPGKVKRRDYDYEAPVSNPRPKTVTGATLQNEMKKYNMDQGQTREPVHSNRHFHPDMKGSNTVAPMRRGGRSELPKHTRVSMPDPTQLKQSPQSAAPWHRDFHVNTTSPPKQREETPPPPCEATSPLGYENDKPDFDKNSSRNKMDGNRETPPPNYKAPAPPPNVHSETAIPPAPPVPGIPAPPPPPPIIGSSRDKLSQSPIKKHTGSLVTGRKKRLLSGDFDDVEHRFPNARRPTAPNIWGMPGSRNANVNYQDARMKQMRSQSVPNLANQLKGVKLSPPQKPINLDEKVTTSFIQRNPPRTVLPKQSVSFDSGNDRSGTRFNIGSKSPEVSSNEPEVDGSHPGGVGTITRKFGQMITTKKDNANPPRYVPTKPPPILPSPHSGPQVYANSDIQEEVYMNDQTDDLYVNDTVDGVKTPPVCPTHAQYVNTTKAVAEPVSSSSSGVETSGKPSVQALKKKLNLEAIIGGSAGKQKPEVQKVISPPAKGKRDIPLPAIPTEAHAEHIDEIYDFLEEG; encoded by the exons GAATTATGGGCTGTACTGAAGAGAAATAACTACATGTTCTTTTTCACGGATCGAACAGAGCACACTATtgaaaca CATATCGGGAAGCTACCTATTAATGTTCACACCGTGTTTACAAGAAGAGAGAAGGAAGAGAAGAAATATGGCGGCTACATCTTCACAATATTTGCAAGAGATAAAAGTATTAACATTGAGTCGAATGTCAAGTTTAAG ACAAATAAGAAATCCATTATGGAGCAGTGGCGAGGCTACATTTCAATTCTAGCGAAG GATATGATACCGCACGACCTTGACCTCCCGACAGATACTATTCAGGAAATGGATTTTGTACTTGCGGAATTAAGGCGGTCCACTAGAGAACCAGGAGTTCAGAGGAGCGAGCGATCTCGTTTTAGTATTGACAGCGGAATCACTCATGATTCAGTCAGCAGTGTAACTGTAACTACGCAACGCACTTCCGCTTCCGGAGGATCAGGCGGAAGCGGAGGGAGCTCAGCTCCAAGTATTGATGGGCGTAGTGGGAAG AGACACAAATTCTCAAATAATCCTGAAGGGGATGATGTGTATCCCAGCTGGTTTATTTCTGACTGTTCTCGCGACAAAGCGATGAATATATTCACAAAAGTAGGTACCCGATATGGGAATACGTTGATGAGGGAGAGTGCCCAGGCGGCGTCCCATGGAACCTACGTCATCAGTTATTGTTCCAGTGCTAAGGACAG AATTCCCGTATGTGATCACTTTAAAGTACTAAGAACGCGTGCGGGATTTAGAATCGACGTCGAGGAAAAG CACCCTGACATGACGAATCTAACAGACGTTATGATGTTTTTCATCAAACTGAATGGTGCTGATCGTACGCAATCCCTGACCACTAACGATCTCACTCTACTGGGACTGGTAGATTCAGGATACGCCACGTATCTGCCCGACAAAG TTGACCAACCACCACGGCATAGCGCGGCTATACCACGAAACATCCAATTTAGGGAGGATCGAGATAGGCAGAATTCGGAACCACCACCAG GCAAAGTAAAACGACGCG ATTACGACTATGAAGCCCCGGTTTCTAATCCTCGGCCAAAAACCGTAACGGGAGCCACATTGCAAAATGAGATGAAAAAGTATAATATGGATCAAGGACAAACGAGag AGCCAGTCCATAGCAACAGACACTTTCACCCAGACATGAAAGGTAGCAATACGGTCGCTCCAATGCGAAGGGGTGGCCGTTCTGAGTTGCCCAAGCATACAAGAGTAAGCATGCCAGACCCGACACAGCTTAAACAATCACCCCAGTCTGCAG CACCATGGCATAGAGATTTCCATGTTAACACCACTTCTCCGCCTAAACAAAGGGAGGAAACTCCGCCACCACCTTGTGAGGCAACTTCTCCGCTAGGATATGAAAATGACAAGCCGgactttgacaaaa ACAGTTCAAGAAACAAAATGGACGGTAATCGTGAAACACCGCCACCGAATTACAAGGCACCAGCCCCACCTCCAAACGTACATTCTG AGACAGCGATACCACCTGCTCCTCCAGTACCTGGAATTCCTGCTCCTCCCCCTCCTCCACCGATAATAG GATCCTCTAGGGACAAACTCAGTCAGTCTCCCATCAAGAAACATACTGGTAGTTTGGTCACTGGAAGAAAAAAACGTTTGTTGAGCGGCGATTTTGATGACGTAGAACACAGGTTTCCAAATGCACGTCGACCAACCGCTCCTAACATCTGGGGAATGCCGGGTAGTCGAAATGCAAATGTTAATT ATCAAGATGCCAGAATGAAACAAATGCGCTCACAGTCTGTCCCTAATCTGGCAAATCAGCTGAAAGGTGTAAAGCTAAGCCCGCCGCAAAAACCAATTAACCTGGATGAAAAAG TGACCACTTCCTTTATACAACGGAATCCACCAAGGACAGTATTGCCAAAGCAGAGTGTTAGTTTCGACAGCGGAAATGATAGGTCTGGAACGAGGTTTAATATCGGAAGTAAGTCGCCGGAAGTGAGTTCTAATGAACCAGAGGTCGATGGTTCTCATCCCGGAGGTGTCGGCACGATAACCAGGAAGTTTGGTCAAATGATAACTACAAAAAAAGATAATG CTAACCCTCCGCGGTATGTACCAACCAAACCCCCACCTATACTACCATCACCACACTCTGGTCCACAAGTGTACGCAAACTCCGATATCCAGGAGGAAGTTTATATGAATGATCAAACCGATGACTTGTACGTGAATGACACTGTGGATGGCGTGAAAACCCCACCAGTTTGTCCCACGCATGCACAATATGTCAATACAACGAAAG CGGTTGCGGAGCCTGTTAGTTCATCTTCCAGTGGAGTTGAAACCTCAG GGAAGCCATCTGTGCAAGCTTTAAAGAAAAAACTAAATTTAGAGGCGATAATTGGTGGCTCTGCTGGGAAACAAAAACCAGAAGTAcaaaaagttatctcccctccaGCTAAGGGGAAAAGAGACATCCCACTCCCAGCTATACCAACAGAAGCACACGCAGAGCACATAGATGAAATATATGATTTTCTAGAGGAAGGTTAG
- the LOC138333659 gene encoding uncharacterized protein isoform X23 — MSENNYTLHSGMLERITKDTKGKEKREELWAVLKRNNYMFFFTDRTEHTIETHIGKLPINVHTVFTRREKEEKKYGGYIFTIFARDKSINIESNVKFKTNKKSIMEQWRGYISILAKDMIPHDLDLPTDTIQEMDFVLAELRRSTREPGVQRSERSRFSIDSGITHDSVSSVTVTTQRTSASGGSGGSGGSSAPSIDGRSGKRHKFSNNPEGDDVYPSWFISDCSRDKAMNIFTKVGTRYGNTLMRESAQAASHGTYVISYCSSAKDRIPVCDHFKVLRTRAGFRIDVEEKHPDMTNLTDVMMFFIKLNGADRTQSLTTNDLTLLGLVDSGYATYLPDKVDQPPRHSAAIPRNIQFREDRDRQNSEPPPGKVKRRDYDYEAPVSNPRPKTVTGATLQNEMKKYNMDQGQTREPVHSNRHFHPDMKGSNTVAPMRRGGRSELPKHTRVSMPDPTQLKQSPQSAAPWHRDFHVNTTSPPKQREETPPPPCEATSPLGYENDKPDFDKNSSRNKMDGNRETPPPNYKAPAPPPNVHSVSSGQTMDALSHDIPPPDHMAPPPPAHMSPPPPHISDHGAKRMAKAPPSFKAPQSPPKINDQDARMKQMRSQSVPNLANQLKGVKLSPPQKPINLDEKAVAEPVSSSSSGVETSGKPSVQALKKKLNLEAIIGGSAGKQKPEVQKVISPPAKGKRDIPLPAIPTEAHAEHIDEIYDFLEEG, encoded by the exons GAATTATGGGCTGTACTGAAGAGAAATAACTACATGTTCTTTTTCACGGATCGAACAGAGCACACTATtgaaaca CATATCGGGAAGCTACCTATTAATGTTCACACCGTGTTTACAAGAAGAGAGAAGGAAGAGAAGAAATATGGCGGCTACATCTTCACAATATTTGCAAGAGATAAAAGTATTAACATTGAGTCGAATGTCAAGTTTAAG ACAAATAAGAAATCCATTATGGAGCAGTGGCGAGGCTACATTTCAATTCTAGCGAAG GATATGATACCGCACGACCTTGACCTCCCGACAGATACTATTCAGGAAATGGATTTTGTACTTGCGGAATTAAGGCGGTCCACTAGAGAACCAGGAGTTCAGAGGAGCGAGCGATCTCGTTTTAGTATTGACAGCGGAATCACTCATGATTCAGTCAGCAGTGTAACTGTAACTACGCAACGCACTTCCGCTTCCGGAGGATCAGGCGGAAGCGGAGGGAGCTCAGCTCCAAGTATTGATGGGCGTAGTGGGAAG AGACACAAATTCTCAAATAATCCTGAAGGGGATGATGTGTATCCCAGCTGGTTTATTTCTGACTGTTCTCGCGACAAAGCGATGAATATATTCACAAAAGTAGGTACCCGATATGGGAATACGTTGATGAGGGAGAGTGCCCAGGCGGCGTCCCATGGAACCTACGTCATCAGTTATTGTTCCAGTGCTAAGGACAG AATTCCCGTATGTGATCACTTTAAAGTACTAAGAACGCGTGCGGGATTTAGAATCGACGTCGAGGAAAAG CACCCTGACATGACGAATCTAACAGACGTTATGATGTTTTTCATCAAACTGAATGGTGCTGATCGTACGCAATCCCTGACCACTAACGATCTCACTCTACTGGGACTGGTAGATTCAGGATACGCCACGTATCTGCCCGACAAAG TTGACCAACCACCACGGCATAGCGCGGCTATACCACGAAACATCCAATTTAGGGAGGATCGAGATAGGCAGAATTCGGAACCACCACCAG GCAAAGTAAAACGACGCG ATTACGACTATGAAGCCCCGGTTTCTAATCCTCGGCCAAAAACCGTAACGGGAGCCACATTGCAAAATGAGATGAAAAAGTATAATATGGATCAAGGACAAACGAGag AGCCAGTCCATAGCAACAGACACTTTCACCCAGACATGAAAGGTAGCAATACGGTCGCTCCAATGCGAAGGGGTGGCCGTTCTGAGTTGCCCAAGCATACAAGAGTAAGCATGCCAGACCCGACACAGCTTAAACAATCACCCCAGTCTGCAG CACCATGGCATAGAGATTTCCATGTTAACACCACTTCTCCGCCTAAACAAAGGGAGGAAACTCCGCCACCACCTTGTGAGGCAACTTCTCCGCTAGGATATGAAAATGACAAGCCGgactttgacaaaa ACAGTTCAAGAAACAAAATGGACGGTAATCGTGAAACACCGCCACCGAATTACAAGGCACCAGCCCCACCTCCAAACGTACATTCTG TAAGTTCGGGACAAACCATGGATGCTCTAAGTCATGACATACCACCGCCTGATCACATGGCGCCTCCTCCTCCCGCGCACATGTCGCCTCCTCCTCCCCACATTTCTGACCATG GCGCAAAGAGAATGGCGAAAGCTCCCCCTTCATTTAAAGCCCCACAAAGTCCTCCAAAAATCAACG ATCAAGATGCCAGAATGAAACAAATGCGCTCACAGTCTGTCCCTAATCTGGCAAATCAGCTGAAAGGTGTAAAGCTAAGCCCGCCGCAAAAACCAATTAACCTGGATGAAAAAG CGGTTGCGGAGCCTGTTAGTTCATCTTCCAGTGGAGTTGAAACCTCAG GGAAGCCATCTGTGCAAGCTTTAAAGAAAAAACTAAATTTAGAGGCGATAATTGGTGGCTCTGCTGGGAAACAAAAACCAGAAGTAcaaaaagttatctcccctccaGCTAAGGGGAAAAGAGACATCCCACTCCCAGCTATACCAACAGAAGCACACGCAGAGCACATAGATGAAATATATGATTTTCTAGAGGAAGGTTAG
- the LOC138333659 gene encoding uncharacterized protein isoform X12: MSENNYTLHSGMLERITKDTKGKEKREELWAVLKRNNYMFFFTDRTEHTIETHIGKLPINVHTVFTRREKEEKKYGGYIFTIFARDKSINIESNVKFKTNKKSIMEQWRGYISILAKDMIPHDLDLPTDTIQEMDFVLAELRRSTREPGVQRSERSRFSIDSGITHDSVSSVTVTTQRTSASGGSGGSGGSSAPSIDGRSGKRHKFSNNPEGDDVYPSWFISDCSRDKAMNIFTKVGTRYGNTLMRESAQAASHGTYVISYCSSAKDRIPVCDHFKVLRTRAGFRIDVEEKHPDMTNLTDVMMFFIKLNGADRTQSLTTNDLTLLGLVDSGYATYLPDKVDQPPRHSAAIPRNIQFREDRDRQNSEPPPGKVKRRDYDYEAPVSNPRPKTVTGATLQNEMKKYNMDQGQTREPVHSNRHFHPDMKGSNTVAPMRRGGRSELPKHTRVSMPDPTQLKQSPQSAAPWHRDFHVNTTSPPKQREETPPPPCEATSPLGYENDKPDFDKNSSRNKMDGNRETPPPNYKAPAPPPNVHSVSSGQTMDALSHDIPPPDHMAPPPPAHMSPPPPHISDHGAKRMAKAPPSFKAPQSPPKINDQDARMKQMRSQSVPNLANQLKGVKLSPPQKPINLDEKVTTSFIQRNPPRTVLPKQSVSFDSGNDRSGTRFNIGSKSPEVSSNEPEVDGSHPGGVGTITRKFGQMITTKKDNANPPRYVPTKPPPILPSPHSGPQVYANSDIQEEVYMNDQTDDLYVNDTVDGVKTPPVCPTHAQYVNTTKAVAEPVSSSSSGVETSGKPSVQALKKKLNLEAIIGGSAGKQKPEVQKVISPPAKGKRDIPLPAIPTEAHAEHIDEIYDFLEEG, translated from the exons GAATTATGGGCTGTACTGAAGAGAAATAACTACATGTTCTTTTTCACGGATCGAACAGAGCACACTATtgaaaca CATATCGGGAAGCTACCTATTAATGTTCACACCGTGTTTACAAGAAGAGAGAAGGAAGAGAAGAAATATGGCGGCTACATCTTCACAATATTTGCAAGAGATAAAAGTATTAACATTGAGTCGAATGTCAAGTTTAAG ACAAATAAGAAATCCATTATGGAGCAGTGGCGAGGCTACATTTCAATTCTAGCGAAG GATATGATACCGCACGACCTTGACCTCCCGACAGATACTATTCAGGAAATGGATTTTGTACTTGCGGAATTAAGGCGGTCCACTAGAGAACCAGGAGTTCAGAGGAGCGAGCGATCTCGTTTTAGTATTGACAGCGGAATCACTCATGATTCAGTCAGCAGTGTAACTGTAACTACGCAACGCACTTCCGCTTCCGGAGGATCAGGCGGAAGCGGAGGGAGCTCAGCTCCAAGTATTGATGGGCGTAGTGGGAAG AGACACAAATTCTCAAATAATCCTGAAGGGGATGATGTGTATCCCAGCTGGTTTATTTCTGACTGTTCTCGCGACAAAGCGATGAATATATTCACAAAAGTAGGTACCCGATATGGGAATACGTTGATGAGGGAGAGTGCCCAGGCGGCGTCCCATGGAACCTACGTCATCAGTTATTGTTCCAGTGCTAAGGACAG AATTCCCGTATGTGATCACTTTAAAGTACTAAGAACGCGTGCGGGATTTAGAATCGACGTCGAGGAAAAG CACCCTGACATGACGAATCTAACAGACGTTATGATGTTTTTCATCAAACTGAATGGTGCTGATCGTACGCAATCCCTGACCACTAACGATCTCACTCTACTGGGACTGGTAGATTCAGGATACGCCACGTATCTGCCCGACAAAG TTGACCAACCACCACGGCATAGCGCGGCTATACCACGAAACATCCAATTTAGGGAGGATCGAGATAGGCAGAATTCGGAACCACCACCAG GCAAAGTAAAACGACGCG ATTACGACTATGAAGCCCCGGTTTCTAATCCTCGGCCAAAAACCGTAACGGGAGCCACATTGCAAAATGAGATGAAAAAGTATAATATGGATCAAGGACAAACGAGag AGCCAGTCCATAGCAACAGACACTTTCACCCAGACATGAAAGGTAGCAATACGGTCGCTCCAATGCGAAGGGGTGGCCGTTCTGAGTTGCCCAAGCATACAAGAGTAAGCATGCCAGACCCGACACAGCTTAAACAATCACCCCAGTCTGCAG CACCATGGCATAGAGATTTCCATGTTAACACCACTTCTCCGCCTAAACAAAGGGAGGAAACTCCGCCACCACCTTGTGAGGCAACTTCTCCGCTAGGATATGAAAATGACAAGCCGgactttgacaaaa ACAGTTCAAGAAACAAAATGGACGGTAATCGTGAAACACCGCCACCGAATTACAAGGCACCAGCCCCACCTCCAAACGTACATTCTG TAAGTTCGGGACAAACCATGGATGCTCTAAGTCATGACATACCACCGCCTGATCACATGGCGCCTCCTCCTCCCGCGCACATGTCGCCTCCTCCTCCCCACATTTCTGACCATG GCGCAAAGAGAATGGCGAAAGCTCCCCCTTCATTTAAAGCCCCACAAAGTCCTCCAAAAATCAACG ATCAAGATGCCAGAATGAAACAAATGCGCTCACAGTCTGTCCCTAATCTGGCAAATCAGCTGAAAGGTGTAAAGCTAAGCCCGCCGCAAAAACCAATTAACCTGGATGAAAAAG TGACCACTTCCTTTATACAACGGAATCCACCAAGGACAGTATTGCCAAAGCAGAGTGTTAGTTTCGACAGCGGAAATGATAGGTCTGGAACGAGGTTTAATATCGGAAGTAAGTCGCCGGAAGTGAGTTCTAATGAACCAGAGGTCGATGGTTCTCATCCCGGAGGTGTCGGCACGATAACCAGGAAGTTTGGTCAAATGATAACTACAAAAAAAGATAATG CTAACCCTCCGCGGTATGTACCAACCAAACCCCCACCTATACTACCATCACCACACTCTGGTCCACAAGTGTACGCAAACTCCGATATCCAGGAGGAAGTTTATATGAATGATCAAACCGATGACTTGTACGTGAATGACACTGTGGATGGCGTGAAAACCCCACCAGTTTGTCCCACGCATGCACAATATGTCAATACAACGAAAG CGGTTGCGGAGCCTGTTAGTTCATCTTCCAGTGGAGTTGAAACCTCAG GGAAGCCATCTGTGCAAGCTTTAAAGAAAAAACTAAATTTAGAGGCGATAATTGGTGGCTCTGCTGGGAAACAAAAACCAGAAGTAcaaaaagttatctcccctccaGCTAAGGGGAAAAGAGACATCCCACTCCCAGCTATACCAACAGAAGCACACGCAGAGCACATAGATGAAATATATGATTTTCTAGAGGAAGGTTAG